Part of the Thermoplasmata archaeon genome, TGGCCTCGCGCTCGCGGACGCGAGCCCGGTCTTCCTCGACCGGTGGCAGCACGCGAGCCAGTCGTGGGGACTGTTTGGCACGACCGGATCGGGCAAGACGTTCGCCGCCGGCCTGTACCTCCTGCGATCGCGCTGGCTGCGGCCGGGCCTCGAGGTCATCGTGCTCGATCCGCTGGGAGAGTTCGCGGGCCTCGTCCGCGCCCTCGGCGGGACCCCGATCGAGCTCGGCGCGGGCGGAGCCCGCCTCAACCCGCTCGACCCGGCGACGACCGGCGGCGACCGGGCCGAGAAGGCCTCCCGGGTCGGCGCGATGCTGCGCGCCGCGTTCCCGAGCCTCACCGACGAGGAGGGTGCGAGCCTCGACGCCGCGACCAGCCGGCTGTTCGAGCGTGGGGGGCCCGAGCCCACCTTCCATGACCTTACGGACGAGGTGAGCCGGGGCCCGACGGTCCCGCCCCGCCTCGGCTCGCTGCTGGAGCCGTTCCGGAGCGGCTCGCTGCGTTCGGTGGACGGCCCCACGAACGTCGACCCCGACGATCCGCTCGTCTCGGTCGGCTTCCGCGGGGTGCCCGACGAGCACATGGCGTTCCACCTCTCCTACGTCCTGGACTGGGCGTATGGACGCCTGCGAAAGCGCCCCGGACCCAAGCTCCTCATCGTCGACGAGTCGCACCTCCTCCTGAGGCACGGCGCGACGGCCGACTTCCTCGATCGGGTCGTCCGACACGTCCGGCACTTCGGTGCAGGGCTGCTGCTGCTCAGCCAGAGCCCCGAGGACTTTCTCGCGCGACCGGCCGGTCGCGGCGTCCTGAGGAACCTGTACGCGACCGCCTTCCTCCGCCTGCCCGAGGTCTCGGAGGCCGCCCGCGCGTTCTTCGGGCTGACGGGACCGGAGGCCGAGTGGCTCCCGCACGCCCGCCTCCCGAGGGAGGCCGGCTACGCGGAGTCCCTCTGGCGGATCGGAGAGCTGCACCTGCCGCTCGCGCTGATCGCCTCGAGCCCGGAGTTCGAGCTCCTGTCGAGGACCCTCGGTTCGCCCGCCGAGGGCGAGCCCGGTGCCGCTCGAACGGGGGCTTTATGACCCGCGAGCGGCACGTCGCGCCGTGGACGCCGAGGCGACGGCCGCGGGTCCGGCGCGCCGCAAGGCCAGCTGGAGCCTCAAGTCGATCGTCGAGGACGTCGCCGGACGG contains:
- a CDS encoding DUF87 domain-containing protein, whose protein sequence is MRADRPGPTRTESATWARVGRRFRAPLLLLQFPPEVAFGFLGRVLPTHEPIELSIEAHRIPARQALDLLHGARSVANAELVAGGGTDASELEVERSSAEELGRLVARRTQELWKVGVRLTAIADARPRVEAVRSRLSERLGALGFRVRIPRYEVARALAPAAPGESVPRPSGYWQMLPTDGLAALFPFSDESIVEPHGILVGLALADASPVFLDRWQHASQSWGLFGTTGSGKTFAAGLYLLRSRWLRPGLEVIVLDPLGEFAGLVRALGGTPIELGAGGARLNPLDPATTGGDRAEKASRVGAMLRAAFPSLTDEEGASLDAATSRLFERGGPEPTFHDLTDEVSRGPTVPPRLGSLLEPFRSGSLRSVDGPTNVDPDDPLVSVGFRGVPDEHMAFHLSYVLDWAYGRLRKRPGPKLLIVDESHLLLRHGATADFLDRVVRHVRHFGAGLLLLSQSPEDFLARPAGRGVLRNLYATAFLRLPEVSEAARAFFGLTGPEAEWLPHARLPREAGYAESLWRIGELHLPLALIASSPEFELLSRTLGSPAEGEPGAARTGAL